One segment of Danio aesculapii chromosome 3, fDanAes4.1, whole genome shotgun sequence DNA contains the following:
- the ezh1 gene encoding histone-lysine N-methyltransferase EZH1 produces the protein MMEEASGPRSCTVKPPRDLLEWKKRVKSEYMRLRQLKRFRKAEQVKALFQSNRHKIEVRTELLNEEWSKLRIQSIPLSTSSGSLPSKKLCMVEFGFPSFPNQAVAMRPLTTVAGIPFMYSWSPLQQNFMVEDETFLHNIPYMGDEVLEQDEAFLEELIDNYDGVHGDREGGFINDEIFKELVEALSQYSDPEEEEEEEEEPTDTAENKQEEEKEMQKSAAEAPEESKTAFFKRKWRNTAEGRELSTNKKIPHDKIFTAIASMFPYKGTMQELKDKYMDLLEPSNHVKLPPLCTPNMDGPFAKSVQREQSLHSFHTLFCRRCFKYDCFLHPFHSSPNVYKRKSKEIHMETEPCGLDCFLLQKGAKEFADQNMMRSQRTRRRRRQPRPSSSCGHTPTDSGEKGKEGGSDHETTSSSEGNSRCPSPIKLKPGEEEAKESESPPQWSGAEESLFRVLHGTYYNNFCSIARLIGTKTCREVYEFAVKEVLIDRVPLEDGGISPQKKKRKHRLWAKIQLKKDNSSNQVYNYQPCDHPEHPCDSSCPCVITQNFCEKFCQCDRECQNRFPGCRCKTQCNTKQCPCYLAVRECDPDLCMTCGAADHWDSKQVSCKNCSIQRGLKKHLLLAPSDVAGWGTFIKEPVQKNEFISEYCGELISQDEADRRGRIYDKYMSSFLFNLNNDFVVDATRKGNKIRFANHSVNPNCYAKVVMVNGDHRIGIFAKRAIQQGEELFFDYRYSQADALKYVGIEREIEIV, from the exons GCTCTGTTCCAGTCAAATCGCCATAAGATTGAAGTAAGAACTGAGCTGCTGAATGAAGAATGGTCCAAGCTCCGGATCCAGTCCATTCCTCTGTCCACATCCAGCGGCTCTCTGCCCAGCAAAAAG TTGTGCATGGTGGAGTTTGGCTTTCCGTCCTTTCCGAACCAGGCAGTTGCCATGCGTCCCTTGACAACTGTTGCCGGGATACCATTCATGTACTCCTGGTCCCCTCTGCAGCAGAACTTCATG GTGGAGGATGAGACGTTTCTGCATAATATCCCTTACATGGGAGACGAAGTGTTGGAACAGGACGAGGCTTTCTTGGAAGAGCTTATTGACAATTATGACGGTGTGCATGGAGATAGAG AGGGAGGCTTCATAAATGATGAGATCTTTAAAGAGCTGGTGGAGGCGCTGAGCCAGTATTCAGAcccagaggaggaggaggaggaggaggaagagcccACAGACACAGCAGAGAATAAGcaggaggaggagaaagagatGCAGAAAAGTGCAGCGGAAGCACCAGAGGAGTCAAAGACAGCCTTCTTCAAGAGGAAGTGGAGGAACACTGCTGAAG GACGAGAGCTCTCCACCAATAAGAAGATTCCCCACGACAAGATTTTCACTGCTATTGCATCAATGTTTCCATACAAAGGCACCATGCAGGAGCTGAAGGACAA GTATATGGATCTCCTGGAGCCATCCAACCACGTAAAGCTGCCTCCTCTCTGCACACCCAACATGGATGGTCCTTTCGCCAAATCTGTTCAGAGAGAGCAAAGCCTGCACTCTTTTCACACACTTTTCTGCCGCCGCTGCTTTAAATATGACTGCTTTCTGCACC CTTTCCATTCATCTCCTAATGTATATAAGAGGAAGAGTAAAGAAATCCATATGGAGACAGAGCCCTGTGGACTGGACTGCTTTTTGTTGCAG AAAGGAGCAAAAGAGTTTGCTGATCAAAACATGATGAGGTCACAAAGGACCCGTCGTCGCCGGAGACAGCCCCGCCCCTCCAGTTCATGTGGCCACACCCCAACAGACTCCGGTGAGAAGGGAAAAGAAGGAGGAAGCGACCACGAAACCACCAGCTCCTCAG AGGGCAACTCTCGATGCCCCAGTCCCATCAAACTGAAACCAGGGGAGGAAGAAGCAAAGGAGTCCGAGTCACCTCCTCAATGGAGCGGAGCAGAGGAGTCTCTCTTCAGAGTCCTACATGGCACATACTACAACAACTTCTGCTCCATTGCTCGACTCATCGGCACCAAGACATGCAGAGAG gTTTACGAGTTTGCTGTAAAAGAGGTGCTGATTGATCGCGTGCCGCTGGAGGACGGTGGGATTTCACCTCAGAAGAAAAAACGAAAGCACAG ATTATGGGCAAAGATACAGCTGAAGAAAG ACAACTCGTCCAATCAAGTGTACAATTATCAGCCATGTGACCACCCTGAGCACCCGTGTGACAGCTCCTGCCCATGTGTGATCACACAAAACTTCTGTGAGAAATTCTGCCAGTGTGATCGCGAGT GTCAGAATCGGTTTCCTGGTTGTCGCTGCAAGACTCAATGTAACACCAAGCAGTGCCCGTGTTACCTGGCAGTGCGGGAGTGTGACCCTGACCTCTGCATGACCTGTGGGGCCGCAGACCACTGGGACAGCAAACAGGTGTCCTGCAAAAACTGCAGCATCCAGAGAGGACTCAAGAAG CACCTGCTCCTGGCACCATCTGATGTTGCAGGGTGGGGTACATTTATCAAAGAGCCGGTCCAGAAAAACGAGTTCATCTCTGAGTACTGTGGAGAG CTTATTTCCCAGGATGAAGCAGACAGGAGGGGCAGAATATATGACAAGTACATGTCCAGCTTTCTGTTCAACTTGAACAATG aCTTTGTAGTGGATGCCACTAGAAAAGGGAATAAAATACGTTTTGCCAACCACTCTGTCAACCCAAACTGTTACGCAAAAG TTGTCATGGTTAATGGTGATCATCGTATCGGAATCTTCGCCAAGCGAGCCATACAGCAAGGAGAAGAGCTCTTTTTTGATTACAG GTACAGTCAAGCAGATGCACTGAAGTATGTGGGTATTGAGAGGGAAATCGAAATTGTGTAG